One window from the genome of Nocardioides panaciterrulae encodes:
- a CDS encoding ATP-binding cassette domain-containing protein: MGHVDVAGVRFELPDGRVLLDDVSFRVGEGAKVALVGANGAGKTTLLRIIAGELQPHAGVVTRSGGLGVMRQFVGHGGADETVADLLLSVAPMSVRTWAHEVATQELRLMDDDSEPIQMAYAEALSQYADAGGYDLEVIWDKVTTAALGVRFDRAKYRALPTLSGGEQKRLVLEYLLQGPDQVLILDEPDNYLDVPGKIWLEQRIRESDKTILYISHDRELLNNTATRVVTVELGSAGNQVWTHPGGFASYHEARRDRFARFEELRRRWDEEHAKLKALVLMYKQKAAYNDGLASRYQAAQTRLRKFEEAGPPTEQPREQQVRMRLTGGRTGKRAVVCEHLEISAGGSADGPGGEAAPTALMKPFDLEVWYGERVAVLGSNGSGKSHFLRLLAAGGSDPDVEHRPVGGPEGPSDATIAPVRHTGKAKLGARVRPGWFVQTHEHPELVGRTLLEILHRGDEHRAGMGREQASRVLDRYELAHAAEQRFESLSGGQQARFQILLLELSGATLLLLDEPTDNLDVQSAEALEEGLESFEGTVIAVTHDRWFARGFDRFLVYGADGEVYETPEPVWDEGRVVRAR, translated from the coding sequence GTGGGACATGTGGACGTGGCCGGGGTCCGGTTCGAGCTGCCGGACGGGCGGGTGCTGCTCGACGACGTGTCGTTCCGGGTCGGGGAGGGCGCCAAGGTGGCGCTGGTCGGCGCCAACGGCGCCGGCAAGACCACCCTGCTCCGGATCATCGCCGGCGAGCTCCAGCCGCACGCCGGCGTGGTGACCCGCAGCGGCGGCCTCGGCGTGATGCGGCAGTTCGTGGGGCACGGGGGTGCCGACGAGACCGTGGCCGACCTGCTGCTCTCGGTGGCGCCGATGTCCGTGCGCACGTGGGCGCACGAGGTCGCGACCCAGGAGCTGCGGCTGATGGACGACGACAGCGAGCCGATCCAGATGGCCTACGCCGAGGCGCTCTCGCAGTACGCCGACGCCGGTGGCTACGACCTCGAGGTGATCTGGGACAAGGTCACGACCGCGGCCCTGGGCGTGCGCTTCGACCGGGCGAAGTACCGCGCCCTGCCCACGCTCTCCGGGGGTGAGCAGAAGCGGCTGGTGCTGGAGTACCTCCTGCAGGGGCCCGACCAGGTGCTGATCCTCGACGAGCCGGACAACTACCTCGACGTGCCCGGCAAGATCTGGCTCGAGCAGCGGATCCGGGAGTCGGACAAGACGATCCTCTACATCAGCCACGACCGCGAGCTGCTGAACAACACCGCCACCCGGGTCGTGACGGTCGAGCTCGGGAGCGCGGGCAACCAGGTGTGGACGCACCCGGGCGGGTTCGCGTCCTACCACGAGGCGCGCCGCGACCGGTTCGCCCGCTTCGAGGAGCTGCGCCGGCGCTGGGACGAGGAGCACGCCAAGCTCAAGGCGCTGGTGCTGATGTACAAGCAGAAGGCGGCGTACAACGACGGGCTGGCCAGCCGCTACCAGGCCGCGCAGACCCGGCTGCGCAAGTTCGAGGAGGCCGGGCCGCCCACCGAGCAGCCGCGCGAGCAGCAGGTGCGGATGCGGCTCACCGGCGGCCGCACCGGCAAGCGGGCGGTCGTCTGCGAGCACCTCGAGATCTCCGCCGGCGGGTCCGCCGACGGGCCGGGCGGTGAGGCGGCGCCGACGGCGCTGATGAAGCCGTTCGACCTCGAGGTCTGGTACGGCGAGCGCGTCGCCGTGCTCGGCTCCAACGGCTCGGGGAAGTCCCACTTCCTGCGGCTGCTGGCCGCGGGTGGCTCCGACCCGGACGTCGAGCACCGGCCGGTGGGGGGCCCGGAGGGCCCGTCCGACGCGACGATCGCGCCGGTGCGCCACACCGGCAAGGCCAAGCTGGGCGCACGGGTGCGACCGGGCTGGTTCGTGCAGACCCACGAGCACCCCGAGCTGGTCGGCCGCACCCTGCTGGAGATCCTGCACCGCGGCGACGAGCATCGAGCCGGGATGGGCCGGGAGCAGGCCAGCCGGGTGCTGGACCGCTACGAGCTCGCGCACGCGGCCGAGCAGCGCTTCGAGTCGCTCTCCGGCGGCCAGCAGGCGCGGTTCCAGATCCTGCTGCTGGAGCTCTCCGGCGCCACGCTGCTGCTGCTCGACGAGCCCACCGACAACCTCGACGTGCAGTCGGCCGAGGCGCTGGAGGAGGGCCTGGAGTCCTTCGAGGGGACGGTCATCGCGGTGACCCACGATCGGTGGTTCGCCCGCGGCTTCGACCGCTTCCTCGTCTACGGCGCCGACGGCGAGGTCTACGAGACCCCCGAGCCGGTGTGGGACGAGGGGCGGGTGGTCCGCGCCCGATGA
- a CDS encoding GNAT family N-acetyltransferase, with the protein MNPRSQLQVVEVDPADDATIAAWHAVYAASARQELGPVAVPWQHEELRVMVQERGRRQALTAYAGLRDGEVVAAGLLTLPLLDNRHRAELDVHVHPALRRTGLGSQLLAHLEGRAREAGRTVMSAEASWPWTAGPQGAGRAGPEFARRHGYHLGISDVQRMLELPVAEDRLAALRDAAAPHHADYEVRAWVGPVPDDLVRGWVELEASIDTEAPVGGLDLEPRAADLAAYREDETLTARQGRTKINAVALTRAAEVVAYSDLATTVHEPERAYQWGTLVRRDHRGHRLGLALKLATLTLLQQGWPAVRQVMTYNAEVNTPMIAVNELMGYRPVARLGELQKRLGD; encoded by the coding sequence ATGAACCCGAGGAGTCAGCTGCAGGTCGTCGAGGTCGACCCCGCCGACGACGCCACGATCGCCGCCTGGCACGCGGTCTACGCCGCCTCGGCGCGCCAAGAGCTGGGCCCGGTCGCGGTCCCGTGGCAGCACGAGGAGCTGCGCGTGATGGTGCAGGAGCGCGGCCGCCGGCAGGCGCTCACGGCGTACGCCGGGCTGCGCGACGGCGAGGTGGTGGCGGCCGGCCTGCTCACGCTGCCGTTGCTCGACAACCGGCACCGCGCCGAGCTCGACGTCCACGTGCACCCGGCGCTGCGCCGCACCGGCCTGGGGTCGCAGCTGCTCGCGCACCTGGAGGGCCGGGCCCGGGAGGCCGGCCGCACGGTCATGTCCGCCGAGGCGTCCTGGCCCTGGACGGCCGGCCCGCAGGGGGCCGGTCGGGCGGGCCCCGAGTTCGCCCGGCGGCACGGCTACCACCTGGGCATCTCCGACGTGCAGCGGATGCTCGAGCTGCCGGTCGCGGAGGACCGGCTGGCGGCGCTGCGGGACGCGGCGGCCCCGCACCACGCGGACTACGAGGTGCGCGCCTGGGTGGGGCCGGTGCCGGACGACCTGGTCCGCGGGTGGGTCGAGCTGGAGGCGTCGATCGACACCGAGGCGCCGGTGGGCGGGCTCGACCTGGAGCCGCGCGCCGCCGACCTGGCGGCCTACCGCGAGGACGAGACGCTGACCGCCCGGCAGGGGCGCACCAAGATCAACGCCGTCGCGCTGACGCGGGCCGCCGAGGTGGTCGCCTACAGCGACCTGGCGACGACCGTGCACGAGCCCGAGCGGGCCTATCAGTGGGGCACGCTCGTCCGGCGCGACCACCGCGGGCACCGGCTGGGGCTGGCGCTCAAGCTCGCCACGCTGACGCTGCTCCAGCAGGGCTGGCCGGCCGTGCGCCAGGTGATGACCTACAACGCCGAGGTGAACACCCCGATGATCGCGGTCAACGAGCTGATGGGCTACCGGCCGGTGGCCCGCCTGGGCGAGCTGCAGAAGCGGCTCGGCGACTGA
- a CDS encoding multicopper oxidase domain-containing protein, with translation MSTSVRRFRPLRDLPALGWLLAVLGVALAHPVVPAPRWLMIHLLLLGAATHSILVWSQYFAEALLHTRATEAAVRAQDRRLVLLNLGALLVVAGVVSAHWPVTIIGATAVVTAVAWHGAALLRRLHRALGSRFAVTVHYYLAATSLLPVGALLGVLLAHGPGEEWHARLMLAHTAVNVLGWLGLTVLGTLVTLWPTMLRTRIAEGAERATRRALPVLVLGVVVTAGAALLGLRPLVPVGLAGFLAGLGVLAVPFVDAARRKPPAGFATWSVLAAVSWLAGSLAFLTVATATSDSWGALHERLGWTTPALAAGFAAQVLLGALSYLVPVALGGGPTPVRAASAELDRGWPLRIVVTNAGLLLCFLPVPPVVRVASSALALAALASFVPLLLRGLRASRRQRDTPATERPPTGQPSRPRGQVGGLAVTGLAATLLAVATGVAVDPSALGRAGLPASAAAGVAPTGHTTHVVVRAADMRFTPDSLDVPAGDRLEIEVRNTDDSDVHDLVLDSGQDSGRLLPGESARVVVPVVGRDVAGWCSVLGHRQMGMVLAVHVRGQQRAPDRAVPAMPGMPASAPSDGGPPADGRGDARMDPNADPGPGFRAHDAALAPLGPGRVHRRTLRISDVVTPVAAGVTQRLWTYGGSAPGPVLHGRVGDRFVITLVNDASIGHSIDFHAGSVAPDAAMRTIPPGGRLVYRFTAHRSGIWLYHCATMPMSAHIANGLFGAVVIDPPGLDPVDRSYLLVQSELYLGPQGRELDLGKLAAEEPDAVVFNGYADQYDHDPLRASVGDRVRFWVLDAGPDRPSYFHVVGGQFDTVFREGAYALRRGNAEHGGSQVLDLGPAQGGFVELTFHRPGHYPFVSHLMTDAERGGHGVVEVSRRAASAARPGGPPAGSPSAR, from the coding sequence GTGAGCACCTCGGTACGCCGCTTCCGCCCGCTGCGCGACCTGCCGGCCCTGGGGTGGCTGCTCGCGGTGCTCGGGGTGGCGTTGGCGCACCCGGTCGTGCCCGCGCCCCGCTGGCTGATGATCCACCTGCTGCTCCTCGGGGCAGCCACCCACTCGATCCTGGTGTGGAGCCAGTACTTCGCCGAGGCGCTGCTCCACACCAGGGCGACCGAGGCGGCGGTGCGGGCGCAGGACCGGCGGCTGGTGCTGCTCAACCTCGGCGCGCTCCTGGTCGTCGCCGGCGTGGTGTCGGCGCACTGGCCGGTGACGATCATCGGCGCCACCGCAGTGGTCACCGCCGTCGCCTGGCACGGGGCGGCGCTGCTGCGGCGGCTGCACCGGGCGCTGGGATCGCGCTTCGCGGTCACCGTGCACTACTACCTCGCCGCCACGTCCCTGCTGCCGGTCGGCGCCCTGCTCGGTGTGCTCCTGGCCCACGGGCCGGGCGAGGAGTGGCACGCCCGACTGATGCTGGCCCACACGGCCGTCAACGTCCTCGGCTGGCTGGGCCTCACCGTCCTCGGCACGCTCGTCACGCTGTGGCCCACGATGCTGCGCACCCGGATCGCCGAGGGCGCCGAGCGCGCCACGCGCCGGGCGCTGCCCGTGCTGGTGCTCGGCGTCGTGGTCACCGCCGGGGCGGCGCTCCTCGGCCTGCGCCCGCTGGTCCCGGTGGGCCTGGCCGGCTTCCTCGCGGGCCTGGGCGTCCTGGCCGTGCCCTTCGTGGACGCCGCGCGCCGCAAGCCTCCCGCCGGTTTCGCGACCTGGTCGGTGCTGGCAGCCGTCTCCTGGCTGGCCGGGTCGCTGGCCTTCCTCACCGTCGCGACCGCGACCTCCGACTCCTGGGGGGCGCTGCACGAGCGTCTCGGCTGGACCACCCCGGCGCTGGCCGCGGGCTTCGCCGCGCAGGTGCTGCTCGGCGCGCTGTCCTACCTCGTCCCGGTCGCACTCGGAGGCGGCCCGACGCCGGTGCGAGCCGCCAGCGCCGAGCTCGACCGGGGCTGGCCGCTGCGGATCGTGGTCACGAACGCCGGTCTGCTGCTCTGCTTCCTGCCCGTGCCTCCCGTGGTGCGCGTCGCCTCCTCGGCCCTGGCCCTGGCCGCGCTGGCGTCGTTCGTCCCGCTGCTCCTCCGCGGCCTCCGGGCCAGCCGGCGGCAGCGCGACACCCCGGCCACCGAGCGCCCACCCACGGGGCAGCCGTCCCGGCCCCGCGGTCAGGTCGGCGGCCTGGCCGTCACCGGACTCGCCGCCACCCTGCTCGCGGTGGCGACGGGGGTGGCGGTCGATCCGTCGGCGCTGGGACGCGCCGGCCTGCCCGCGTCCGCCGCGGCGGGCGTCGCCCCGACCGGGCACACCACACATGTCGTGGTCCGGGCCGCCGACATGCGCTTCACCCCCGATTCACTCGACGTGCCCGCCGGGGACCGGCTCGAGATCGAGGTCCGCAACACCGACGACTCCGACGTCCACGACCTCGTGCTCGACTCGGGCCAGGACTCCGGGCGGCTCCTCCCCGGCGAGTCGGCGCGGGTGGTCGTGCCCGTGGTCGGCCGCGACGTCGCCGGCTGGTGCTCGGTGCTGGGCCACCGCCAGATGGGCATGGTGCTCGCCGTGCACGTGCGTGGCCAGCAGCGGGCCCCGGACCGGGCCGTGCCCGCGATGCCCGGCATGCCCGCGTCCGCCCCGAGTGACGGCGGCCCGCCGGCCGATGGCCGGGGCGACGCCCGGATGGATCCGAACGCCGACCCGGGCCCGGGCTTCCGGGCGCACGACGCCGCGCTCGCACCCCTCGGTCCCGGCCGCGTGCACCGGCGGACCCTCCGGATCTCCGACGTGGTCACCCCGGTGGCGGCGGGGGTGACCCAGCGGTTGTGGACCTACGGCGGCTCGGCGCCGGGGCCGGTGCTGCACGGACGGGTCGGCGACCGGTTCGTGATCACGCTCGTGAACGACGCCTCGATCGGCCACTCGATCGACTTCCACGCCGGGTCGGTGGCACCCGACGCGGCCATGCGCACGATCCCGCCCGGCGGCCGGCTGGTCTACCGGTTCACCGCGCACCGCTCGGGGATCTGGCTCTACCACTGCGCCACGATGCCGATGTCGGCCCACATCGCCAACGGCCTCTTCGGCGCGGTGGTCATCGACCCTCCCGGACTGGACCCGGTGGATCGCAGCTACCTGCTGGTGCAGTCCGAGCTCTACCTCGGCCCGCAGGGCCGGGAGCTCGACCTCGGGAAGCTCGCGGCCGAAGAGCCCGACGCGGTGGTCTTCAACGGCTACGCCGACCAGTACGACCACGACCCGCTGCGCGCGAGCGTGGGTGACCGGGTGCGGTTCTGGGTGCTGGACGCCGGGCCGGACCGGCCCAGCTACTTCCACGTCGTGGGTGGCCAGTTCGACACGGTCTTCCGCGAGGGGGCCTACGCGCTGCGGCGCGGCAACGCCGAGCACGGCGGGTCCCAGGTGCTCGACCTGGGGCCGGCGCAGGGCGGGTTCGTGGAGCTGACCTTCCACCGGCCGGGCCACTACCCGTTCGTCTCGCACCTCATGACCGACGCCGAGCGCGGCGGGCACGGGGTGGTGGAGGTCAGTCGCCGAGCCGCTTCTGCAGCTCGCCCAGGCGGGCCACCGGCCGGTAGCCCATCAGCTCGTTGA
- a CDS encoding helix-turn-helix transcriptional regulator: MENKLVPPSDLGPRPARPASRPGRTTRSRTALLELLEAQPEPTTLAALAASTRLHPNTVREHLEGLEAEGFVERHRAAPDGRGRPAWLYAATAAPASPEYAGLAVTLASAIHRTSPDPAEDAAVAGAAWGHDLARDHGRPDRTGAVAARREVVALLDEVGFAPEADARANQVRLTRCPLLEAAHRHPDVVCNVHLGLVRGALDEYDAPGAEVTLVPFAEPGACRLAMHHRRGERG; the protein is encoded by the coding sequence GTGGAAAATAAACTGGTCCCCCCCTCGGACCTCGGCCCTCGTCCGGCCCGGCCGGCCAGCCGACCGGGGCGGACCACCCGGAGCCGCACCGCGCTGCTGGAGCTGCTCGAGGCGCAGCCCGAGCCGACGACGCTGGCGGCCCTGGCCGCCAGCACCCGACTGCACCCCAACACCGTGCGCGAGCACCTCGAGGGCCTCGAGGCCGAGGGGTTCGTCGAGCGCCACCGGGCGGCGCCGGACGGCCGGGGTCGCCCGGCCTGGCTCTACGCGGCGACCGCCGCGCCCGCCTCCCCGGAGTACGCCGGCCTCGCCGTCACCCTCGCCTCGGCGATCCACCGCACGAGCCCCGACCCGGCCGAGGACGCCGCGGTGGCCGGCGCCGCGTGGGGGCACGACCTGGCCCGCGACCACGGCCGGCCCGACCGCACCGGCGCCGTGGCCGCCCGCCGCGAGGTGGTGGCGCTGCTCGACGAGGTCGGCTTCGCCCCCGAGGCGGACGCCCGGGCCAACCAGGTGCGTCTCACCCGGTGCCCCCTGCTCGAGGCGGCGCACCGGCACCCGGACGTCGTCTGCAACGTCCACCTCGGCCTGGTCCGCGGGGCGCTGGACGAGTACGACGCCCCCGGGGCGGAGGTGACCCTGGTGCCGTTCGCCGAGCCCGGCGCCTGCCGCCTCGCGATGCACCACCGCCGCGGGGAGCGGGGGTGA
- a CDS encoding DUF2249 domain-containing protein: protein MGGDAREHAGGEGAGAGAGHTCTCGEVDAAGYPELDARAVPHAIRHATIFGALDAVHPGGGLVLVAPHDPLPLLAQVEQRAPGAFEVSYLERGPEAWRLQLVRRDA, encoded by the coding sequence CTGGGCGGCGACGCGCGCGAGCATGCGGGTGGGGAGGGCGCGGGCGCCGGGGCGGGTCACACGTGCACGTGCGGTGAGGTCGATGCGGCCGGCTATCCCGAGCTCGACGCCCGGGCCGTGCCGCACGCGATCCGGCACGCCACGATCTTCGGCGCGCTCGACGCCGTCCACCCCGGCGGCGGGTTGGTGCTGGTCGCGCCCCACGACCCGCTGCCGCTGCTGGCGCAGGTGGAGCAGCGTGCCCCCGGGGCCTTCGAGGTCTCCTACCTCGAGCGGGGGCCGGAGGCCTGGCGGCTGCAGCTCGTCCGCCGCGACGCCTGA
- a CDS encoding S1C family serine protease: MVAASLFVGGAAGVAGAAAWDQWGGNGSGPGGGTTTAATSQVVSAPTQPAPDGSVQQVAQEVLPSVVKIDVAGPQAAGSGSGIILSADGKILTNNHVVAIAGQSGQIEVSFNDGSTAPAKILGTDPLTDTAVIQAQGVSGLTPATIGNSGDLAVGQVVVAVGSPFGLESTVTSGIVSALNRPVDVGSDSQGNSTVYPAIQTDAAINPGNSGGPLADLSGRVVGINSSIRTAGQTTASGESGSIGLGFAIPIDEVMPIVQQMENGETPTHARLGISVSDAATTGRLDLGEGAQVRAVSTASTAQKAGLHTGDVITKVDDHQITGADSLVATIRAYRPGDKVTLTYQRGGSSHTVQLTLGSDATAS; the protein is encoded by the coding sequence ATGGTCGCGGCGTCCCTGTTCGTGGGCGGGGCGGCGGGAGTGGCCGGCGCCGCCGCCTGGGACCAGTGGGGCGGCAACGGCTCCGGCCCGGGCGGTGGCACCACGACGGCCGCCACCTCGCAGGTGGTGTCCGCGCCGACCCAGCCGGCGCCCGACGGCTCGGTGCAGCAGGTCGCCCAGGAGGTGCTGCCCTCGGTGGTGAAGATCGACGTGGCCGGCCCCCAGGCGGCGGGCTCGGGCTCCGGGATCATCCTGTCCGCCGACGGCAAGATCCTCACCAACAACCACGTGGTCGCGATCGCCGGCCAGTCCGGGCAGATCGAGGTCTCGTTCAACGACGGCTCGACCGCCCCGGCCAAGATCCTCGGCACCGACCCGCTCACCGACACCGCGGTGATCCAGGCCCAGGGCGTCAGCGGCCTGACCCCGGCCACGATCGGCAACTCCGGCGACCTGGCCGTGGGCCAGGTCGTGGTGGCGGTCGGCTCGCCGTTCGGGCTGGAGTCCACCGTGACCAGCGGGATCGTCAGCGCCCTGAACCGGCCCGTCGACGTGGGCTCGGACAGCCAGGGCAACAGCACCGTCTACCCCGCGATCCAGACCGACGCCGCGATCAACCCGGGCAACAGCGGTGGCCCGCTGGCCGACCTCAGCGGCCGCGTCGTCGGCATCAACTCCTCGATCCGCACCGCCGGCCAGACCACCGCCTCCGGCGAGTCGGGCTCGATCGGGCTCGGCTTCGCGATCCCGATCGACGAGGTGATGCCGATCGTGCAGCAGATGGAGAACGGCGAGACCCCGACGCACGCGCGGCTGGGCATCTCGGTCTCCGACGCGGCGACCACCGGCCGGCTCGACCTCGGCGAGGGCGCCCAGGTCCGCGCGGTCAGCACCGCCTCCACCGCCCAGAAGGCGGGGCTGCACACCGGGGACGTGATCACCAAGGTGGACGACCACCAGATCACCGGCGCCGACTCGCTGGTCGCGACGATCCGCGCCTACCGCCCCGGCGACAAGGTGACGCTCACCTACCAGCGCGGCGGCAGCAGCCACACCGTCCAGCTCACGCTGGGCTCCGACGCCACCGCCTCCTGA
- a CDS encoding long-chain-fatty-acid--CoA ligase: MTAAPAPRFVDDRLAHWAEANPDGECLTYLGRTWSWAEWHDRVRRNAGGLQALGIGRGDVVAFLDRNHPACVETTLAAGSLGAANAIINWRLAGDEVDYAVNDSGARVLVVGAELAPLVERLRDRLPRVERVLVVTPDGGDGDEYEAWLAASTPVGRGSEVDPDDPCLVMYSSGTTGHPKGVLLSHTNMVEHTLNAHDGWEFEPGDKNMVSMPLFHVGGSSYILFGLHDGVPSVMTRDPDGPSLAAAILAGANRTFLVPAVLAQVLQAGPEAVALFGRLKTYTYGAAPMPLPLLRAAMEAWPDTEFIQVYGLTEVAGVATHLMPEAHRDAAHPERLQSAGQPIPGVEVRVVDPASLEDVPAGEHGEIWLRTRQLMRGFLGKPEETARVVTEDGWFRTGDIGRVDEGGFVFIEDRLKDMIISGGENIYSPEIERVLAEHPAVMEVAVIGVPDDRWGEVVKAVVALKPGAAATSEELIAHCREHLGHFKCPRSVDVLEALPRNPTGKILKRELRAPYWQGHDRAVV; this comes from the coding sequence ATGACCGCCGCCCCCGCGCCCCGCTTCGTCGACGACCGGCTGGCCCACTGGGCGGAGGCGAACCCCGACGGGGAGTGCCTCACCTACCTCGGCCGGACCTGGAGCTGGGCGGAGTGGCACGACCGGGTGCGCCGCAACGCCGGCGGCCTGCAGGCGCTGGGCATCGGGCGGGGCGACGTGGTGGCGTTCCTCGACCGGAACCACCCCGCCTGCGTCGAGACCACGCTCGCGGCCGGCTCGCTCGGTGCGGCCAACGCGATCATCAACTGGCGGCTGGCCGGGGACGAGGTCGACTACGCCGTCAACGACAGCGGGGCCCGGGTGCTGGTCGTCGGCGCCGAGCTGGCGCCGCTGGTCGAGCGCCTGCGGGACCGGCTGCCCCGGGTGGAGCGGGTCCTCGTCGTGACCCCCGACGGCGGGGACGGCGACGAGTACGAGGCCTGGCTCGCCGCGTCGACGCCCGTCGGCCGCGGCAGTGAGGTGGACCCCGACGACCCCTGCCTGGTGATGTACTCCTCGGGCACGACCGGCCACCCCAAGGGGGTGCTGCTCAGCCACACCAACATGGTCGAGCACACGCTCAACGCCCACGACGGGTGGGAGTTCGAGCCGGGCGACAAGAACATGGTCTCGATGCCGCTGTTCCACGTCGGCGGCTCGTCGTACATCCTCTTCGGGCTGCACGACGGCGTGCCGAGCGTCATGACCCGCGACCCCGACGGGCCGTCGCTGGCCGCCGCGATCCTCGCCGGCGCGAACCGCACGTTCCTCGTGCCGGCCGTGCTCGCCCAGGTCCTGCAGGCCGGCCCGGAGGCGGTCGCGCTGTTCGGCCGCCTCAAGACCTACACCTACGGCGCGGCGCCGATGCCGCTGCCGCTGCTGCGCGCCGCCATGGAGGCCTGGCCGGACACCGAGTTCATCCAGGTCTACGGGCTGACCGAGGTGGCCGGCGTCGCCACCCACCTGATGCCCGAGGCGCACCGGGACGCCGCGCACCCCGAGCGGCTCCAGTCGGCCGGGCAGCCGATCCCCGGGGTCGAGGTCCGCGTGGTCGACCCGGCCAGCCTCGAGGACGTGCCGGCCGGCGAGCACGGTGAGATCTGGCTGCGGACCCGGCAGCTGATGCGGGGGTTCCTCGGCAAGCCCGAGGAGACCGCGCGGGTGGTGACCGAGGACGGCTGGTTCCGCACCGGCGACATCGGCCGGGTCGACGAGGGGGGCTTCGTCTTCATCGAGGACCGGCTCAAGGACATGATCATCAGCGGCGGCGAGAACATCTACTCACCCGAGATCGAGCGCGTCCTCGCCGAGCACCCCGCGGTCATGGAGGTCGCGGTGATCGGCGTGCCCGACGACCGCTGGGGCGAGGTGGTCAAGGCGGTCGTGGCGCTGAAGCCGGGGGCCGCGGCCACCTCCGAGGAGCTGATCGCCCACTGCCGCGAGCACCTGGGCCACTTCAAGTGCCCGCGGTCGGTGGACGTCCTCGAGGCGCTGCCGCGCAACCCCACCGGCAAGATCCTCAAGCGCGAGCTGCGGGCGCCGTACTGGCAGGGGCACGACCGCGCCGTCGTGTGA
- a CDS encoding HAD-IA family hydrolase, with amino-acid sequence MTDPSNHPTTPDGSPSGVVWDLGNVLIDWDPFGAIAAGVGVEEARAFLEAEDFDFHAWNHGPDSGQPWEEAEAQVRRTHPHWAPHALAYRAHFPASLRGEVPGSVALVRELHAAGVPMWGLTNWSDELYHAHAPRLFDFLALLEDVVVSGTEGLAKPDPRIFEVVRARTGRDLGRLVFVDDRAANVEAAVAAGMDGIVFTDATQLRLALRKRGLPV; translated from the coding sequence GTGACCGACCCGAGCAACCACCCCACGACCCCGGACGGCTCGCCGTCCGGGGTCGTGTGGGATTTGGGCAACGTCCTGATCGACTGGGACCCGTTCGGCGCGATCGCCGCCGGCGTCGGCGTCGAGGAGGCGCGAGCGTTCCTGGAGGCCGAGGACTTCGACTTCCACGCCTGGAACCACGGCCCCGACTCCGGGCAGCCGTGGGAGGAGGCCGAGGCGCAGGTGCGCCGTACGCACCCGCACTGGGCGCCGCACGCGCTGGCCTACCGCGCCCACTTCCCCGCCTCGCTGCGCGGGGAGGTGCCGGGCAGCGTGGCGCTGGTGCGCGAGCTGCACGCGGCCGGGGTGCCGATGTGGGGCCTGACCAACTGGTCCGACGAGCTCTACCACGCCCACGCTCCCCGGCTCTTCGACTTCCTTGCGCTGCTCGAGGACGTCGTCGTCTCCGGCACCGAGGGCCTGGCCAAGCCGGACCCGCGGATCTTCGAGGTGGTGCGCGCCCGCACCGGCCGGGACCTGGGCCGGCTGGTCTTCGTCGACGACCGGGCCGCCAACGTCGAGGCCGCCGTGGCCGCCGGCATGGACGGGATCGTCTTCACCGACGCCACGCAGCTGCGACTCGCGCTGCGCAAGCGCGGCCTGCCGGTCTGA